TTTTAATGCCAAAGCGTGCCATCAATTCTTTATTCGTATACTCTCCTGTTAACTTTAATCGAATAACCTCTTTTTTTATTTCTTCTGGATAAACATTATTTTTTCGGCCCATAAGAAAAACACCTCCAAATTTGTCGTTAAGTTTATATACGACTATGGGGGTGTTTTTTCCTTGTCTCATTTAATTAGGTCACTCTAACGAACGAGCCAGGCTTTCGTTTTAACACCTTTAAATTGATAGCCTTGCTTTGGTTCAAATCCTTCTACCCCTGTTAATCCTTCAAGAAAATCTAAGTGCCACCATCGTCGTCTAAATTCTCCGTCTGTAATCGCTAAATGTCCCGCTTTTTTCTGTTCTTCTACAATGCCTTTTATCTC
The DNA window shown above is from Salipaludibacillus agaradhaerens and carries:
- a CDS encoding uroporphyrinogen decarboxylase/cobalamine-independent methonine synthase family protein, with translation MTKESFAQQAAMTGPFRYDHVGSFLRPDRLKKARQDNADGIISDDELRTIEDEEIKGIVEEQKKAGHLAITDGEFRRRWWHLDFLEGLTGVEGFEPKQGYQFKGVKTKAWLVR